A stretch of Elgaria multicarinata webbii isolate HBS135686 ecotype San Diego chromosome 5, rElgMul1.1.pri, whole genome shotgun sequence DNA encodes these proteins:
- the UCP3 gene encoding putative mitochondrial transporter UCP3 isoform X2: MVGLKPTDIPPSATIKFLSAGTAACVADLCTFPLDTAKVRLQIQGESKASRAAKNVTYKGVFGTITTMVKMEGPKSLYNGLVAGLQRQMSFASIRIGLYDSVKQFYTPKGSDNASILTRLLAGCTTGAMAVTCAQPTDVVKVRFQAHIRVVGGPKKYNGTVDAYRTIAREEGVRGLWKGTLPNITRNAIVNCGEMVTYDLIKEALLKYQLMTDNFPCHFVAAFGAGFCATVVASPVDVVKTRYMNSRPEQYKNALNCTLTMVLKEGPTAFYKGDDIHKSKSLLKTNLLKSC; encoded by the exons ATGGTTGGCTTGAAGCCCACGGATATTCCCCCATCAGCAACCATCAAATTTCTCAGCGCTGGGACGGCAGCGTGCGTGGCCGACCTCTGCACCTTCCCCTTGGACACGGCGAAAGTCAGGCTCCAG attcaaggggaatcaAAAGCGTCCAGGGCAGCGAAGAATGTCACGTACAAGGGGGTCTTTGGGACCATAACGACCATGGTGAAGATGGAAGGACCCAAGAGCCTCTACAACGGCCTCGTGGCCGGCCTCCAGCGCCAAATGAGCTTCGCCTCCATCCGCATCGGGCTGTACGACTCGGTGAAGCAGTTCTACACTCCCAAAGGGTCAGACA ATGCCAGCATCCTCACCCGGTTGCTTGCTGGCTGTACCACCGGAGCTATGGCTGTAACTTGCGCCCAGCCTACTGATGTGGTTAAAGTGCGCTTCCAAGCACACATCAGGGTGGTAGGTGGACCCAAGAAGTACAACGGTACCGTAGACGCCTACCGAACCATTGCTAGGGAAGAAGGAGTCAGAGGCCTCTGGAAAG GAACTTTGCCCAACATCACCCGCAACGCCATCGTGAACTGCGGCGAGATGGTGACCTATGACCTCATCAAGGAAGCGCTGCTGAAATATCAACTTATGACAG ACAATTTCCCTTGCCATTTCGTCGCCGCCTTTGGAGCTGGTTTCTGCGCGACGGTGGTGGCATCGCCTGTGGACGTGGTCAAAACGAGATACATGAACTCCAGGCCAGAACAGTACAAGAACGCCCTGAATTGCACGCTGACCATGGTGCTGAAGGAGGGACCCACCGCTTTTTACAAAGG AGATGACATCCACAAATCAAAGAGCCTGCTCAAAACCAACCTGCTGAAATCCTGCTAG
- the UCP3 gene encoding putative mitochondrial transporter UCP3 isoform X1, translated as MVGLKPTDIPPSATIKFLSAGTAACVADLCTFPLDTAKVRLQIQGESKASRAAKNVTYKGVFGTITTMVKMEGPKSLYNGLVAGLQRQMSFASIRIGLYDSVKQFYTPKGSDNASILTRLLAGCTTGAMAVTCAQPTDVVKVRFQAHIRVVGGPKKYNGTVDAYRTIAREEGVRGLWKGTLPNITRNAIVNCGEMVTYDLIKEALLKYQLMTDNFPCHFVAAFGAGFCATVVASPVDVVKTRYMNSRPEQYKNALNCTLTMVLKEGPTAFYKGFIPSFLRLGSWNVVMFVSFEQLKRMMVLAQVAWESPF; from the exons ATGGTTGGCTTGAAGCCCACGGATATTCCCCCATCAGCAACCATCAAATTTCTCAGCGCTGGGACGGCAGCGTGCGTGGCCGACCTCTGCACCTTCCCCTTGGACACGGCGAAAGTCAGGCTCCAG attcaaggggaatcaAAAGCGTCCAGGGCAGCGAAGAATGTCACGTACAAGGGGGTCTTTGGGACCATAACGACCATGGTGAAGATGGAAGGACCCAAGAGCCTCTACAACGGCCTCGTGGCCGGCCTCCAGCGCCAAATGAGCTTCGCCTCCATCCGCATCGGGCTGTACGACTCGGTGAAGCAGTTCTACACTCCCAAAGGGTCAGACA ATGCCAGCATCCTCACCCGGTTGCTTGCTGGCTGTACCACCGGAGCTATGGCTGTAACTTGCGCCCAGCCTACTGATGTGGTTAAAGTGCGCTTCCAAGCACACATCAGGGTGGTAGGTGGACCCAAGAAGTACAACGGTACCGTAGACGCCTACCGAACCATTGCTAGGGAAGAAGGAGTCAGAGGCCTCTGGAAAG GAACTTTGCCCAACATCACCCGCAACGCCATCGTGAACTGCGGCGAGATGGTGACCTATGACCTCATCAAGGAAGCGCTGCTGAAATATCAACTTATGACAG ACAATTTCCCTTGCCATTTCGTCGCCGCCTTTGGAGCTGGTTTCTGCGCGACGGTGGTGGCATCGCCTGTGGACGTGGTCAAAACGAGATACATGAACTCCAGGCCAGAACAGTACAAGAACGCCCTGAATTGCACGCTGACCATGGTGCTGAAGGAGGGACCCACCGCTTTTTACAAAGG tTTCATTCCTTCGTTCCTGCGGCTGGGATCGTGGAACGTGGTGATGTTTGTGTCTTTTGAGCAGCTGAAAAGAATGATGGTGCTGGCCCAGGTAGCCTGGGAATCCCCGTTCTGA